The region AAACAACCATGGGTAATATAGAGCAAAACTCTGTAATTAACCAGGAAAATGCGGGTGAGCGCAACGAGCTTTATAAAAAGATCAACGATCAGGTGGCCGAATCCGCGAAGCAATACGGAATCGAAATTGTCGATGTAAAAATAAAACGGCTTGATCTTCCGAATGAAAACGAGGCCGCGGTATTCACCAGAATGATATCCGAAAGAAACCAGATGGCCGCAAAATATACTGCCGACGGTGAGAAGCAGGCTACGATGATCAAAAACGACGTAGATAAAAAAGTGAATATCACAATATCAAACGCAGAAGCTGAAGCTGCACGCATTGAAGCCGAGGGCGAAAATGAATATATGAAAATCCTTGCTGCCGCATATGATACGGACGATAAAAAAAGCTTTTATACATTCCTGCGTTCTATAGAAGCGCTTAAAGCGACGTTGAACGGCGAAAACAAAACGGTTATATTTGACGCCGACAGCGAGCTTGCTACGGTGCTTAAGGGGTATATCAAATAATTTCAGAAGGACTTCTTTACTTATGAAATCGCTATTTCGGCCGAGGGTTTCCGAGCTGAAACGTATTTTTACCGATATTCCGGTTCTTGATACCGACAGGCTTATTTTAAGAAAAATCTCGGTTACAGATGCCGCCGATATGTATGAATATTCAAAAAATCCAAATGTAACACGTTATCTTACATGGTCTCCGCATGAGGATGAAGAATACACAAGGCGTTATATAAAATATCTGCAGGGTCAATATATGTCCGGCGAATTTTACGACTGGGGACTTGAGCTCAAAGAAAACGGGAAAATGATAGGCACCTGCGGCTTTACGTCCATAAATGAACGTGACCGTTCCGCCGAAGTCGGATATGTGATCAACGAAAGCTATTGGCACAAAGGCTACGCGACAGAAGCGTTAAAAAAAGTCATTGCCTTTGGCTTTGACCATATGCTCCTTAAAAGGATAGAGGCAAAGCACATTGAAGGCAATGACATGTCGGCTTCCGTAATGAAAAAATGCGGTATGAAGCTTGACGGGATCCTGCGTGATTCCATGTATATAAAGGGCGAATATAAAACAATACATGTGTATTCGATCATCAGAGAAGAATATTTGTATAATGATATCCGCTGAAGCGGTGTTTTGTCCGCGAGTATACAGCAGTCAAACCCTTAAAAGATGTCAAAGTTTTTATGTTATCCGGGAAGCCGTCCGATATATAATACCTGAAAGCTCTTAAACATATCTATCGTATTTCTGAAAAAATTGTACAGCCGGCATGACACAAGGCATGCCGGCTGTGATTAATGTCCGTTTTACATATGAATTATTATTTATCTTTAAAAAACCTGTGACAATCAATAGTATAAAGATAACACAGATCGGATTCAAACCATGCGGCCACTTCGTCTGAAGTGTATTCCGGATCGTAGAAATACAGCGCCCCGCATGAACGGTCTTCGCATCTTCCGTTGATTACATCGTTGACAGCTTGTATGGTCGTCTCGTCCGGCACAAATGTAGTGTTGTAGAAATTGATTATTGTCGGATATTGCTTTTTTTGATGAAGCACATCTGAAACCGTATTTGGAAATTTATCGGATTTGACACGGTTTATTATTACCTCTGCGATTATCCGTTTATGTTCAAGTCCAAGATTGTCTACCTCACGCTGAACAACACAATACAACATACGCAATTCATCTTCACTTATGCATATTGATCCGCACATGACCGAATCCTCAACATAAGCGTCCACAGGA is a window of Oscillospiraceae bacterium DNA encoding:
- a CDS encoding protease modulator HflC, whose protein sequence is MKTKNKVGITILAVAIIAGIIALMSFYTVNENEYACVVRFSKIIKVASESGIYFKAPFLDEVSIYPKTVILYDIKPSEVLTSDKKSMIVDSYILWKITDPILFYKTLQTTNEAEVRIDNTTFNALKTTMGNIEQNSVINQENAGERNELYKKINDQVAESAKQYGIEIVDVKIKRLDLPNENEAAVFTRMISERNQMAAKYTADGEKQATMIKNDVDKKVNITISNAEAEAARIEAEGENEYMKILAAAYDTDDKKSFYTFLRSIEALKATLNGENKTVIFDADSELATVLKGYIK
- a CDS encoding GNAT family N-acetyltransferase, giving the protein MKSLFRPRVSELKRIFTDIPVLDTDRLILRKISVTDAADMYEYSKNPNVTRYLTWSPHEDEEYTRRYIKYLQGQYMSGEFYDWGLELKENGKMIGTCGFTSINERDRSAEVGYVINESYWHKGYATEALKKVIAFGFDHMLLKRIEAKHIEGNDMSASVMKKCGMKLDGILRDSMYIKGEYKTIHVYSIIREEYLYNDIR
- a CDS encoding cell wall hydrolase, with amino-acid sequence MRTYISGFAVIIITIYALWFNLISTVFAADIATLAEKAYKTAPSVKVTSYGDSNVFKSDPTPDDISPDLDYLSVPGYSSPVDAYVEDSVMCGSICISEDELRMLYCVVQREVDNLGLEHKRIIAEVIINRVKSDKFPNTVSDVLHQKKQYPTIINFYNTTFVPDETTIQAVNDVINGRCEDRSCGALYFYDPEYTSDEVAAWFESDLCYLYTIDCHRFFKDK